A single genomic interval of Terriglobus albidus harbors:
- a CDS encoding DDE-type integrase/transposase/recombinase, with protein sequence MSWKESRVVDQRLQFLSSYQKEEMSLTDLCHEYGISRPTAYKWIKRYNEVGPEGLLDMSRRPHSCSHATPEQLVNEVLALRKRFPSWGARKLKARLERMNPNVVWPASSTIGEILRRSGLTNPVRKRRRTTPYSQPFSEVTAPNQLWCMDFKGWFRTGDGQRCDPFTITDAHSRYLIRCQAITRMDTAHVRAICESAMREFGVPERIRTDNGAPFSGTGILGLSRLSLEWQRLGIVHERIQPGKPQQNGRHERMHRTLKQDTTNPAAKTIRAQQKRFD encoded by the coding sequence ATGTCCTGGAAAGAGAGTCGCGTTGTGGATCAACGCTTACAGTTCTTATCGAGTTATCAGAAGGAAGAGATGTCTCTAACGGACTTGTGCCATGAGTATGGCATCTCACGTCCAACCGCATACAAATGGATCAAGCGTTACAACGAAGTCGGGCCGGAGGGCCTGCTGGACATGTCACGCAGGCCGCACAGTTGTTCTCATGCGACGCCAGAACAACTTGTGAACGAGGTGCTGGCCTTGCGCAAGCGGTTCCCATCCTGGGGAGCGCGCAAACTGAAAGCACGCTTGGAGCGCATGAACCCTAACGTTGTCTGGCCTGCTTCGAGCACTATCGGAGAGATCCTCCGGCGCTCCGGGCTGACTAATCCCGTGCGCAAGAGACGCAGAACCACACCGTACTCGCAACCGTTCTCTGAGGTAACTGCCCCGAACCAGCTGTGGTGCATGGACTTTAAGGGGTGGTTCCGTACTGGCGATGGCCAACGCTGCGATCCCTTTACGATCACGGATGCCCACAGCCGTTACTTGATTCGCTGTCAAGCCATTACTCGCATGGATACTGCGCATGTTCGTGCGATCTGCGAGTCTGCTATGCGCGAGTTCGGAGTTCCTGAGCGAATTCGAACTGACAACGGCGCACCCTTCTCAGGGACCGGAATTCTCGGTCTTTCGCGTCTCTCGCTGGAATGGCAACGTCTTGGTATCGTCCATGAGCGCATTCAGCCGGGTAAACCTCAGCAAAATGGCAGGCATGAACGGATGCACCGGACGTTGAAGCAGGACACGACCAACCCTGCTGCCAAGACAATCCGTGCACAGCAGAAACGGTTTGATTAG